A window of Halomonas sp. GFAJ-1 contains these coding sequences:
- a CDS encoding branched-chain amino acid ABC transporter permease — translation MNELVFFINNVVIAGSVTGSIYAIGAIGVTLIFSIMRFAHFAHADMMTFGAFMVLLLTTAFPAAGASIGVPTALVMLPLAMVLTAALAVGIDKAFYKPLRAHGVKPIVMVIGSLGVTLMLQGLIRLFAGTSGQSLYVDDRKEIFRIALPFEGVRAPIVITEPQIYLFVITLVAVIALHLFLNRSRLGKAMRAMSDNPELAQASGINTNTIVAVTWVIAGGLAAIAGTLLSLDVTFKPDLSFFLLLPIFAAAIVGGVGHPYGAIAGGFVVGFAETLAVFNWNVLLRPFRDSFPAWLELPNNLAFVGTEYKIVVPFFILVAILVWRPTGLFKGKVI, via the coding sequence GTGAACGAACTGGTCTTTTTTATTAATAACGTGGTGATTGCAGGCAGTGTCACCGGCTCTATTTATGCCATTGGTGCGATTGGCGTGACGCTGATTTTCAGCATTATGCGCTTTGCCCATTTTGCTCATGCCGACATGATGACCTTTGGCGCTTTTATGGTGCTCCTGCTCACCACGGCCTTTCCTGCCGCAGGCGCCAGTATCGGCGTGCCTACGGCGCTAGTTATGTTGCCACTGGCCATGGTATTAACCGCAGCGCTGGCGGTGGGTATTGATAAGGCGTTTTACAAGCCACTGCGCGCTCACGGCGTTAAGCCCATCGTCATGGTGATTGGCTCCTTGGGCGTGACGCTGATGCTCCAGGGGCTTATTCGCCTATTTGCAGGCACCAGCGGGCAAAGCCTTTACGTGGATGATCGCAAGGAAATTTTCCGCATTGCGCTGCCCTTTGAAGGCGTACGAGCGCCGATCGTGATCACCGAACCGCAAATTTATCTGTTTGTGATTACACTGGTAGCCGTCATCGCCCTGCACCTGTTTCTTAACCGCTCGCGGCTGGGCAAAGCAATGCGCGCTATGTCTGACAACCCCGAGCTCGCCCAGGCATCAGGTATTAACACCAACACCATTGTGGCCGTCACCTGGGTAATTGCAGGGGGGCTCGCGGCCATTGCTGGCACCCTACTCTCACTGGATGTGACCTTCAAACCTGACCTTAGCTTCTTCTTGCTACTACCGATTTTCGCAGCGGCCATTGTAGGCGGCGTTGGTCACCCCTATGGCGCCATTGCCGGCGGCTTTGTGGTGGGCTTTGCTGAAACCCTGGCGGTATTTAACTGGAATGTACTGCTGCGCCCTTTCCGCGACAGCTTCCCGGCTTGGCTTGAGCTGCCTAACAATCTCGCCTTCGTGGGCACCGAGTATAAGATAGTGGTGCCATTCTTTATTCTGGTGGCCATCCTGGTGTGGCGTCCTACCGGACTGTTTAAGGGCAAGGTGATCTAA
- a CDS encoding branched-chain amino acid ABC transporter permease, whose protein sequence is MSHSTQTRNPDYTPKDSTTGRRFPLRELMLFGALLVAVLAVYAIMGAAYSTRMLVEAACYAILALGLTIQWGYAGQFNAGVMGFVALGGFCAMLFSVPVNDAFWGTELPGELGRVLLYGIAATLVVVGATKLHRLGVPKTLRTIIAVLLAVVLYLVVISLLRDVTSQIQSQAGFVGGFGLPAWTGWIVGGALAGGVGYFIGHVCLGLRSDYLAIATLGIAEIIKAFLKNSDWLTRGTATVSPLPWPTPGPAELGFTLSRAIYLSVTAVVIAVIFFLLHRAYNAPWGRMIRAIRDNEVSSAAMGKDINKRRLEIFVLGCILMGLGGGMLATFNSLFDPQGYLPLNHTFLVLVMVILGGPGNNLGTIFGAVAVYIIWIMSEPLALALMQMAVFIGEGWFGWEPPRGLESRALQARVFVIGLLITLVLRFAPKGLLPEKISQHG, encoded by the coding sequence ATGAGCCATTCCACACAAACGCGTAACCCTGATTACACGCCCAAAGACTCCACCACTGGGCGCCGTTTTCCGCTGCGGGAGCTAATGCTGTTTGGTGCGCTATTGGTCGCTGTGCTGGCGGTATACGCCATAATGGGCGCCGCCTACAGCACGCGCATGCTGGTAGAGGCTGCCTGCTATGCCATTTTAGCTTTGGGGTTAACCATTCAATGGGGCTACGCCGGGCAGTTCAACGCAGGGGTAATGGGCTTTGTAGCGTTAGGCGGCTTCTGCGCCATGCTGTTCAGCGTGCCGGTGAATGACGCTTTCTGGGGCACCGAGCTACCCGGCGAACTGGGCCGCGTACTGCTTTACGGCATCGCGGCGACGCTGGTGGTAGTCGGCGCTACCAAGCTACACCGATTGGGCGTTCCCAAAACCTTGCGTACCATCATCGCCGTATTACTGGCAGTGGTGCTCTATTTAGTGGTCATCAGCTTACTGCGCGATGTGACCAGTCAAATTCAGTCACAAGCCGGGTTCGTGGGTGGGTTTGGCTTACCTGCCTGGACGGGCTGGATAGTCGGCGGCGCGTTAGCCGGTGGGGTTGGCTACTTTATTGGCCATGTGTGTCTTGGCCTGCGTAGCGACTACCTCGCCATCGCCACCTTGGGTATTGCCGAGATCATCAAAGCCTTTTTGAAAAACTCCGACTGGCTAACCCGCGGTACCGCCACCGTTTCCCCACTCCCCTGGCCCACCCCCGGCCCGGCTGAGCTAGGCTTCACCCTGTCGCGAGCAATCTACCTATCGGTTACGGCGGTGGTGATCGCGGTGATTTTCTTTCTGCTCCACCGCGCCTATAACGCTCCTTGGGGTCGGATGATCCGCGCTATCCGCGATAACGAAGTCTCATCAGCGGCCATGGGTAAAGATATCAATAAGCGCCGTCTGGAAATTTTCGTATTAGGCTGCATTTTGATGGGACTTGGCGGCGGCATGCTGGCTACGTTTAATAGCCTGTTCGACCCTCAAGGCTATCTGCCGCTTAACCACACCTTTTTGGTACTGGTAATGGTGATCCTGGGCGGCCCTGGCAACAATTTAGGCACCATTTTCGGCGCAGTGGCGGTCTACATTATCTGGATCATGTCGGAGCCGCTGGCATTAGCTCTAATGCAGATGGCGGTCTTTATTGGCGAAGGCTGGTTTGGCTGGGAGCCGCCGCGCGGCTTAGAAAGCCGAGCACTCCAAGCACGGGTATTTGTGATCGGCCTGCTCATTACCCTGGTGCTGCGCTTCGCCCCCAAAGGGCTGCTGCCTGAGAAAATATCGCAGCACGGTTAA
- a CDS encoding ABC transporter ATP-binding protein, producing MSSTQSQPLLEARDVHGGYGSMNILNGVNMTLYADEVGVIVGPNGAGKSTMLKAVFGLLNVNQGEILLDGQPIHNLPPNQLVERGMGFVPQEKNVFPSLSVKENLEMGAYLKPQNVKRMLEQVYDFFPPLVEKRHQPAGELSGGQRQMVAMGRALMAEPSLLLLDEPTAGLSPLYMNEIFDRVKKINAAGVGILMVEQNAKQALAIADKGFVLAAGQNRFTDTGAALLANPDVAKSFLGG from the coding sequence ATGTCTTCAACGCAATCACAGCCACTGCTAGAAGCACGCGATGTGCACGGCGGCTATGGCAGTATGAATATTTTAAACGGGGTTAATATGACCCTGTACGCCGATGAAGTGGGCGTGATTGTTGGCCCTAACGGCGCTGGCAAATCGACCATGCTTAAAGCCGTATTTGGGCTGTTAAACGTTAATCAAGGCGAGATACTGCTCGACGGCCAGCCGATCCATAACCTTCCCCCTAACCAGCTGGTTGAACGCGGGATGGGCTTTGTACCCCAGGAAAAAAACGTCTTCCCCAGCCTTTCCGTTAAAGAGAACCTGGAGATGGGCGCCTACCTCAAGCCGCAAAACGTGAAGCGTATGCTAGAGCAGGTGTACGACTTCTTTCCACCACTGGTGGAAAAGCGCCACCAGCCTGCAGGCGAGCTTTCTGGTGGCCAACGCCAGATGGTGGCCATGGGCCGCGCGCTAATGGCCGAGCCCAGCCTGCTGCTGCTGGATGAGCCGACTGCCGGGCTTTCGCCGCTCTACATGAACGAAATTTTCGACCGGGTGAAAAAAATCAACGCCGCAGGCGTGGGTATTTTAATGGTCGAACAGAACGCAAAGCAGGCGTTAGCCATTGCCGACAAAGGCTTTGTGCTGGCGGCAGGCCAGAACCGCTTTACGGATACCGGGGCTGCATTGCTTGCCAACCCTGATGTTGCTAAAAGCTTTTTGGGCGGCTAG